The Henckelia pumila isolate YLH828 unplaced genomic scaffold, ASM3356847v2 CTG_461:::fragment_3, whole genome shotgun sequence genome window below encodes:
- the LOC140871422 gene encoding REF/SRPP-like protein At1g67360: protein MASSQVDVGVERSDAELKHLEFLKILAVHSFVVAENLYDNAKQNSGPLKSTVETVENAVTAVVDPVYQKIKGVPGDLLVFLDKKVDEAARKFDERAPPAAKKAVSKAQLGAKKASLIAQDLAEEVKVAGPYAAISHAGVISKQIAVNQLALFWFKANQYPAVHGASEVAVPAAVHWSEKYNKMVKDMATQGYGLFNYVPLVPVEEMAKAYKQVEAEAAAGNKTDAGSSSGIESDKE from the exons ATGGCTTCATCTCAG GTTGATGTTGGGGTTGAGAGAAGTGATGCGGAATTGAAACACCTCGAATTTCTGAAGATTCTGGCGGTGCACAGCTTCGTGGTGGCGGAAAATCTGTACGACAACGCTAAACAGAACTCCGGTCCGCTCAAATCCACCGTCGAGACAGTGGAGAACGCTGTTACGGCCGTGGTTGATCCTGTTTACCAGAAAATTAAGGGTGTTCCTGGTGATCTCCTTGTATTTCTCGACAAAAAG GTGGATGAGGCTGCCCGCAAATTTGATGAGAGAGCTCCACCGGCAGCCAAGAAAGCTGTCTCTAAAGCACAGTTAGGCGCGAAGAAGGCATCACTAATAGCACAAGACTTGGCAGAGGAAGTTAAAGTTGCCGGTCCGTATGCTGCTATTTCCCATGCCGGTGTAATTTCAAAGCAAATAGCTGTGAACCAATTGGCTCTCTTTTGGTTCAAAGCCAACCAGTATCCTGCTGTGCACGGAGCATCCGAGGTTGCTGTTCCTGCAGCTGTGCACTGGTCGGAGAAGTACAACAAGATGGTCAAAGATATGGCTACACAAGGGTACGGTTTATTTAACTATGTCCCATTGGTTCCTGTTGAAGAAATGGCCAAGGCCTATAAGCAGGTGGAAGCGGAGGCGGCTGCTGGTAATAAGACAGATGCTGGCAGCTCAAGCGGCATTGAATCGGATAAGGAGTAG